From a single Eleginops maclovinus isolate JMC-PN-2008 ecotype Puerto Natales chromosome 2, JC_Emac_rtc_rv5, whole genome shotgun sequence genomic region:
- the snx22 gene encoding sorting nexin-22, translating into MVWQEEFPMIEVSIPSMEREEDEAGKSRKLFRVEVLFNGRKHFVLRRSSEFQTLHRKLRKIIHTPDLPSKRNPHLRTKPLEQRRQELEDYIQDIIYQNDDVPQVLLDFLNLKHFHTGMKVSSMESLDELDRQGYGYPLSNQRVFGFFKDPYLSERTSDLPDVVADGVLQGFYTRDVRVSFTSPVLTEPDTPALL; encoded by the exons ATGGTTTGGCAGGAGGAATTCCCGATGATTGAGGTATCGATCCCCTCCATGGAGAGGGAAGAGGACGAGGCGGGGAAATCCAGAAAG cTTTTCCGAGTTGAGGTCTTGTTCAACGGGAGGAAACATTTCGTGCTCAGAAGGAGCAGCGAATTCCAGACTCTGCACAGAAAA CTCAGGAAGATCATCCACACTCCAGATCTCCCGAGCAAGAGGAACCCCCATCTGAGGACCAAACCTCTGGAGCAGAGGAGGCAGGAGCTGGAAGATTACATCCAG GACATCATCTACCAAAACGACGACGTGCCGCAAGTGCTGCTGGACTTCCTCAATCTGAAACACTTCCACACTGGGATGAAGGTCAGCAGCATGGA ATCACTTGACGAATTGGACAGACAGGGTTACGG TTACCCGTTATCAAATCAGCGAGTGTTTGGATTCTTTAAGGATCCTTATCTCTCTGAACGCACATCAG ATCTTCCAGATGTTGTTGCGGACGGAGTTCTGCAGGGTTTTTATACTCGGGACGTCCGAGTCAGCTTCACCTCCCCCGTCCTCACCGAGCCCGACACCCCAGCACTTCTATAG
- the dnai4 gene encoding dynein axonemal intermediate chain 4 isoform X2, with product MWSDESRFTLFQSDGRIRVLDDDGTDVTPQPMNGAEQADVKSKPDKIVLDEIFSSSGSNQFKSTSSFSVHALSSTWSSTLPSSQSTLASLTRETEDCYSKRDIPINLPATSDVPRKGEHVKHTVTEEMLDEEVYIYLSESETISLLEIPSTFMSEDAEDAEAIKEKNTQYAELCRNRMGNDKYVERSMQTSNGTAKKKRIQTEKIVMVDEGTMASNWDIYDSFCVRNETQKSENADKTETAGNTIKGQEKRSERSSSSTVCTGSTISSALELEMPENSSNTEADLQLILLSESFQNSLLVMERSVVTNIFQPKLAAYKKLPILQDPDRTVKPGIEEQSKEDEASSSSPTLERLWAFSCELTRGNNITCMAWHKDNLDILAVGYGDCDLETKKPGLICCWSLKNPTWPERVFHCKSCVTSLDFSANNPAQLAVGMLDGTLAIYSVQRWNTTFITDSSACDKKHLHPVWQVSWTKQEMALSGEDRVEALVAVSADGRVTKWLLSSSGLDCIDLMKLKKSQTLKKKPVENKKKSEPIVSAMTPGLCVDFHPKDSSIYLAGTSECLIHKCSVSNSQNVLGTYKRHFCPVNHVEWSPFSPDVFLSCSSDWSIQLWKQDCSNPVMSFKSTQRTVYTVRWSPNSSTVFAAINGQQVEIWDLNINIMLPSVVHHAAAGVTSLLFASGTDCVLVGDIDGEVTVYQLKNLSMGKDKQVESLDDIIRFVVSR from the exons atgtggtctgacgagtccagatttaccctgttccagagtgatgggcgcatcagg GTGTTGGACGACGATGGCACGGACGTCACTCCTCAGCCAATGAATGGAGCAGAGCAAGCAGACGTGAAGTCCAAACCAGACAAAATCGTCCTGGATGAAATATTTTCCAGCTCAGGATCAAACCAATTTAAATCCACCTCAAGCTTCAGTGTGCATGCTTTAAG CTCAACTTGGAGTAGCACCCTCCCTTCTAGCCAGTCTACCTTAGCGTCACTGACTAGGGAGACTGAGGATTGTTATTCTAAACGGGACATACCAATAAACCTTCCAGCTACAAGCG ATGTGCCAAGGAAAGGAGAACATGTCAAACACACTGTGACAGAGGAGATGTTGGATGAGGAAGTTTACATCTACCTCTCTGAGTCAGAAACCATTTCCCTGCTGGAAATACCCAGCACCTTTATGTCCGAGGATGCTGAGGATGCAGAAGCTATTAA agaaaaaaacactcagTATGCTGAGCTCTGCAGAAACCGAATGGGCAACGATAAGTATGTGGAACGATCAATGCAGACATCCAATGGAACAGCAAAAAAGAAACGGATCCAGACTGAGAAGATTGTGATGGTGGATGAAG GCACCATGGCTTCTAACTGGGACATCTATGACTCTTTCTGCGTCCGAAATGAAAcccaaaaaagtgaaaatgccGACAAAACAGAGACAGCTGGGAACACCATCAAAGGTCAAGAGAAGAgatcagagaggagcagcagcagcaccgtcTGCACAG GCAGCACAATTAGCTCCGCGTTGGAATTGGAAATGCCTGAGAACAGTTCAAACACAGAGGCTGACTTACAGCTGATCCTGTTGTCAGAGTCGTTCCAAAACAGCCTATTGGTGATGGAGAGGAGCGTCGTGACCAACATCTTTCAACCCAAATTGGCTGCTTACAAAAAGCTGCCCATATTACAAG ACCCTGACCGCACAGTGAAGCCTGGGATAGAGGAGCAGAGCAAGGAGGATGAGGCGAGCTCTTCATCTCCAACTCTTGAGCGTCTCTGGGCTTTCAGCTGTGAGCTCACCAGAGGAAACAACATCACCTGCATGGCCTGGCACAAGGACAACCTG GATATTCTGGCAGTGGGATACGGTGACTGCGACCTCGAGACAAAGAAGCCAGGTCTGATCTGCTGCTGGTCCCTCAAAAACCCCACG TGGCCGGAGCGAGTCTTCCACTGTAAGAGCTGCGTGACGTCCCTGGATTTCTCAGCCAATAACCCCGCTCAGCTGGCTGTGGGGATGTTGGACGGCACTTTAGCCATCTACAGTGTCCAGAGGTGGAACACCACATTTATCACCGACAGCAG TGCATGTGACAAAAAGCACCTGCATCCAGTGTGGCAGGTAAGCTGGACCAAACAGGAGATGGCGCTGTCAGGCGAGGACAGGGTGGAGGCGCTTGTTGCTGTGTCGGCAGATGGAAGGGTTACCAAGTGGCTCCTCTCCAGCAGTGGCCTTGACTGCATAG ACCTGATGAAGCTCAAGAAGAGTCAGACGTTGAAGAAGAAACCCGTGGAAAACAAGAAGAAGTCAGAACCCATTGTTTCAGCGATGACTCCTGGTCTCTGTGTGGACTTCCATCCAAAA GACTCCAGTATCTACTTGGCCGGCACATCGGAGTGCCTCATCCACAAATGCTCCGTCTCCAACAGCCAGAACGTCCTCGGCACGTACAAAAGACACTTC TGCCCTGTGAACCACGTTGAATGGTCTCCTTTCAGTCCCGATGTGTTCCTCAGCTGCTCCTCTGATTGGAGCATCCAGCTGTGGAAGCAGGACTGCTCCAACCCGGTGATGAGCTTCAAATCCACCCAGCGGACCGTATACACCGTCAGGTGGTCCCCAAACTCCTCCACGGTATTTGCAGCCATTAACGGACAGCAGGTGGAGATCTGGGACTTGAATATAAACAT caTGCTCCCAAGCGTCGTGCACCATGCTGCAGCTGGGGTGACGTCCCTGCTGTTTGCCTCAGGGACAGACTGTGTGTTGGTGGGGGACATTGATGGAGAAGTGACCGTCTACCAGCTAAAGAACCTCAGTATGGGAAAAGACAAGCAG GTGGAAAGTTTGGATGACATCATTCGCTTCGTGGTTTCCAGGTAG
- the dnai4 gene encoding dynein axonemal intermediate chain 4 isoform X1 encodes METKKKSNLLPNASSRAMPKSVSGLHPVSQGSRHMLSFTGSHSRRSSIMAGGSNRKHRTLDKSTEQAPKRVKVLDDDGTDVTPQPMNGAEQADVKSKPDKIVLDEIFSSSGSNQFKSTSSFSVHALSSTWSSTLPSSQSTLASLTRETEDCYSKRDIPINLPATSDVPRKGEHVKHTVTEEMLDEEVYIYLSESETISLLEIPSTFMSEDAEDAEAIKEKNTQYAELCRNRMGNDKYVERSMQTSNGTAKKKRIQTEKIVMVDEGTMASNWDIYDSFCVRNETQKSENADKTETAGNTIKGQEKRSERSSSSTVCTGSTISSALELEMPENSSNTEADLQLILLSESFQNSLLVMERSVVTNIFQPKLAAYKKLPILQDPDRTVKPGIEEQSKEDEASSSSPTLERLWAFSCELTRGNNITCMAWHKDNLDILAVGYGDCDLETKKPGLICCWSLKNPTWPERVFHCKSCVTSLDFSANNPAQLAVGMLDGTLAIYSVQRWNTTFITDSSACDKKHLHPVWQVSWTKQEMALSGEDRVEALVAVSADGRVTKWLLSSSGLDCIDLMKLKKSQTLKKKPVENKKKSEPIVSAMTPGLCVDFHPKDSSIYLAGTSECLIHKCSVSNSQNVLGTYKRHFCPVNHVEWSPFSPDVFLSCSSDWSIQLWKQDCSNPVMSFKSTQRTVYTVRWSPNSSTVFAAINGQQVEIWDLNINIMLPSVVHHAAAGVTSLLFASGTDCVLVGDIDGEVTVYQLKNLSMGKDKQVESLDDIIRFVVSR; translated from the exons atggaaacaaaaaagaaaagtaatctCTTGCCCAACGC ATCTTCACGGGCAATGCCTAAGTCAGTCTCAGGACTTCATCCAGTCAGCCAAGGCTCAAGACACATGCTGAGCTTCACTGGTTCACACAGCCGAAGAAGTTCCATCATGGCCGGTGGGAGCAACAGGAAACACAGGACCCTGGATAAGAGCACCGAGCAAGCCCCCAAGAGAGTAAAG GTGTTGGACGACGATGGCACGGACGTCACTCCTCAGCCAATGAATGGAGCAGAGCAAGCAGACGTGAAGTCCAAACCAGACAAAATCGTCCTGGATGAAATATTTTCCAGCTCAGGATCAAACCAATTTAAATCCACCTCAAGCTTCAGTGTGCATGCTTTAAG CTCAACTTGGAGTAGCACCCTCCCTTCTAGCCAGTCTACCTTAGCGTCACTGACTAGGGAGACTGAGGATTGTTATTCTAAACGGGACATACCAATAAACCTTCCAGCTACAAGCG ATGTGCCAAGGAAAGGAGAACATGTCAAACACACTGTGACAGAGGAGATGTTGGATGAGGAAGTTTACATCTACCTCTCTGAGTCAGAAACCATTTCCCTGCTGGAAATACCCAGCACCTTTATGTCCGAGGATGCTGAGGATGCAGAAGCTATTAA agaaaaaaacactcagTATGCTGAGCTCTGCAGAAACCGAATGGGCAACGATAAGTATGTGGAACGATCAATGCAGACATCCAATGGAACAGCAAAAAAGAAACGGATCCAGACTGAGAAGATTGTGATGGTGGATGAAG GCACCATGGCTTCTAACTGGGACATCTATGACTCTTTCTGCGTCCGAAATGAAAcccaaaaaagtgaaaatgccGACAAAACAGAGACAGCTGGGAACACCATCAAAGGTCAAGAGAAGAgatcagagaggagcagcagcagcaccgtcTGCACAG GCAGCACAATTAGCTCCGCGTTGGAATTGGAAATGCCTGAGAACAGTTCAAACACAGAGGCTGACTTACAGCTGATCCTGTTGTCAGAGTCGTTCCAAAACAGCCTATTGGTGATGGAGAGGAGCGTCGTGACCAACATCTTTCAACCCAAATTGGCTGCTTACAAAAAGCTGCCCATATTACAAG ACCCTGACCGCACAGTGAAGCCTGGGATAGAGGAGCAGAGCAAGGAGGATGAGGCGAGCTCTTCATCTCCAACTCTTGAGCGTCTCTGGGCTTTCAGCTGTGAGCTCACCAGAGGAAACAACATCACCTGCATGGCCTGGCACAAGGACAACCTG GATATTCTGGCAGTGGGATACGGTGACTGCGACCTCGAGACAAAGAAGCCAGGTCTGATCTGCTGCTGGTCCCTCAAAAACCCCACG TGGCCGGAGCGAGTCTTCCACTGTAAGAGCTGCGTGACGTCCCTGGATTTCTCAGCCAATAACCCCGCTCAGCTGGCTGTGGGGATGTTGGACGGCACTTTAGCCATCTACAGTGTCCAGAGGTGGAACACCACATTTATCACCGACAGCAG TGCATGTGACAAAAAGCACCTGCATCCAGTGTGGCAGGTAAGCTGGACCAAACAGGAGATGGCGCTGTCAGGCGAGGACAGGGTGGAGGCGCTTGTTGCTGTGTCGGCAGATGGAAGGGTTACCAAGTGGCTCCTCTCCAGCAGTGGCCTTGACTGCATAG ACCTGATGAAGCTCAAGAAGAGTCAGACGTTGAAGAAGAAACCCGTGGAAAACAAGAAGAAGTCAGAACCCATTGTTTCAGCGATGACTCCTGGTCTCTGTGTGGACTTCCATCCAAAA GACTCCAGTATCTACTTGGCCGGCACATCGGAGTGCCTCATCCACAAATGCTCCGTCTCCAACAGCCAGAACGTCCTCGGCACGTACAAAAGACACTTC TGCCCTGTGAACCACGTTGAATGGTCTCCTTTCAGTCCCGATGTGTTCCTCAGCTGCTCCTCTGATTGGAGCATCCAGCTGTGGAAGCAGGACTGCTCCAACCCGGTGATGAGCTTCAAATCCACCCAGCGGACCGTATACACCGTCAGGTGGTCCCCAAACTCCTCCACGGTATTTGCAGCCATTAACGGACAGCAGGTGGAGATCTGGGACTTGAATATAAACAT caTGCTCCCAAGCGTCGTGCACCATGCTGCAGCTGGGGTGACGTCCCTGCTGTTTGCCTCAGGGACAGACTGTGTGTTGGTGGGGGACATTGATGGAGAAGTGACCGTCTACCAGCTAAAGAACCTCAGTATGGGAAAAGACAAGCAG GTGGAAAGTTTGGATGACATCATTCGCTTCGTGGTTTCCAGGTAG